The bacterium genomic interval TCTCCATTCGGACGAAGCCTTCGATGCCACAGTTGTTCGCGCAAATGAGCTTTTTCTAAATGCGGATTTCGATGCAGGCATCAGCCTGATTCGGGATCTAGAAAAATCAAGACCAAACAGCCCGGCCGTGTCATACTTCATGGCCAACGGCTACTGGTGGAAAATTTTTCGCTCTTATATCTATGACAAAGAAGCGAAAGAAACACCCTTCGACAAAGACTTCGATTTTTTTCTCAAGCAAACGATCGATCGCTCAGAGAGGCTTCTTGACAAGAACAGCCGCGATGTCACGGGGCTGTTCTATCTCGGGAACGCGTACTCACTGAAATCTCGCGTGAAGGGTTTGAGGGGGAGTTACTTCTCGGCAGGCAGAGATGCCGGAAAAGGCAAAAATCATTTAGAATTGCTGCTGAAAATCCAACCCGATCAGTACGATGCATTTTATAACGTGGGTGTTTATAACTATCTGGCCGGGACGCTTCCAGGATACGCCAAGGTTCTGAAAACATTGTTGTTTTTGCCGGGAGGAAGTAAAGAAAAAGGCCTCAATTACCTCAAGATTGCTTCCAAAAAATCGATGTACTTTGGCGATGAAGCCCGGTTGATTCTGGCCCGGTTTTACGGAGACTTCGAAGACCGGCCGCAGGAAGCGGTACAAATCGTTGAGGAATTTCACGCAAAGTATCCCCAAAACGCCTGGTATCACTACTGGCTTGGCACTTTGATTTCCGATGAAATCAATGACTACGACCGGGCAGAAACGATTTATGCTGAAATCCTAGAACGCTGCAAACAAGGAATGCCAAGTTACACTTCTGAAATTAAGAATCAGGCATGGTTAAAACTCGCAAGAGTGAAGAGCCGGCAGCTGTATCCGGAGGAAGCGATCGAGGAGATCAAGGTTTTGATTGCTCAGAAACCGAAACAACCTGCCTGGATTCTCCCGCGTACCTATTTGGAACTCGGGAGTATTTACGATCAAATCGGAATGAGAAAGGAAGCGAAAGACGCATACAATCAAGTGCTTTCTCTGCGTGATTATCGCAATTATCGTGAAGAGGCGCTCAAGAATCGCGATCGAGATTACAACCAGACACAAGCCAACATTTACCGCATGAATTTGGAAGGAAGGAGATTGGCCGCCGAAGGAAAATTCCAGGAGGCCGAAGCCTCTTTTCAAGCTGTTTTAAAGCGGTATCCGAACAACGATCTCACAAATTATTACATGGCTGAATTGTCCTATTTAAAGGGTTCCTACGAACAAGCGGAGCGCCAACTCCAAAGACTTCTAAGAAAGAACCCGAAAGAACCAAAATGGCTGGTTGCTGGAATTTATGTGAAGCTCGGTCAGATCTACGAAGCCAAAAAACAGGCGATCGCGGCTAGACGTTCCTACGAAAAAGCGCTGGTAACAAAATTTATTGCTTCGGATGATCGCAATACTGCAAAGCGAGGATTACGACAGATAGCTCAGGGCAAGAGTTAACAAGAGTTAAGATGAAGTTTCCCACCAAGGGGCTCTTAAGTGAAACGCCTTTCATAGAGTTACTGAAAGATGCCGCTGAATCCGGATTGACCGGAATGATTCGCCTGGAAAATGCGCCGACCATAAAAGTTACCTACTTTCAAAAAGGGACCATTTCCTTCGCCGCTTCAAATGACAAAGCGGACCGTTTGACTGAAGTGCTGAAACGCGCGGGCAAGCTCACTCCCGAACAAGTCCAGGACGCTCAAGCACGATTGAAACCGAACGTTTCGCTCGGGAAAACATTGTTGGAGCTTGGCTACATCAGCGCAAAAGACCTGTTGTGGGGCGCGCACGCGCAAGTAGACGGAATTATTCATGAACTGCTTTTCTGGAACCAGGGAAAATATCAGGTTCATGAAAGCGAGCTTCCGCAAGAAATGATCCACCTGAACCTGCCGGTAGCTTCTATGGTCTATAAGGGAATCATTAAAACGCAAAATCGTGAATGGATTCTGCAACACATTGGATCGCCGGAGGCTGTTTACGCCGTTGCATCGGATTTTGAGGAGCAGAATCGAACACTGAACTTGCCGGTGACTGAAGTGGTTTCCATGTTAAATGGGCAAATTTCACTGCATCAGGTCGCTGAGACATCTAATTTAGACACGTTTGAAATTTGCAAAACCGTTGTTGCGCTGGAGTACCTTGATCTGGTCAGGCCCATCATGGATGAACCATTAGAGTTGACATCGCCTGCTCCCGTCGGGGAAGCGCCTGTGCAAGTTCCAGTGGAGCCACCGGCGCCCGACTCCGCGGCGCAAGAGAATCGGGAGGATGTTTCTCCGGCTTCCGATGTGAGAGTGGAATCGCCGGAGCCCGCAGCGGAAATCTCCAAGCCTGAGCCTGCAAAAACCGAGACAATTCCTCCCGTAAAAGAAGAGGAAGAAAAGATCCCGGAACCAGAACCACCAGCAGAACTATCCTCCGAAGTGCAATCAGTATTTCAACCGATTCTCGAGGAGCCTGCGCTAGAGGGAGACGTGCCGATGCTAAGCATGGGGCAACCTGCGTCACCCGGAATCCGCTGGAAGAGACTTGCTACTATCTTATTAGTAGCGACGGCTGCTGCCCTTGCTGTGTTTTATTACGTTCAACGAAACGCTCAGAGCGTGACATCTTCGGCTTCACCTGTGGTGCGCCACAATCCGGTGAACTCTCCCGAGCCCGGTTTGGCTGAGCCGCCCGGAATCCCTGAAATGCCACCGGAAGGGCCACTCCGCCTCCTGCGTAATGGCAGGGTTGCCGATGCAGCGAATTCCTGGAATAGCACTCTGGCGAACGCGGCCCATGGTTACACCATCCAGCTGGTGATTGCCTGTCAGGCAAAGACCGTGGTAGACACGCACCGGATGCTGAACTATTCAAACGAAATTATCGTTCTGCCCGTAAACTACAAGAACCAGATTTGCCATCGCGTCCTGTTCGGTCAATTTTCATCCAAGAGCGAAGCACGAGACGCCGTCAAGACCTTGCCGAATATCTTCATCGAGCAAAGCTCTCCAGCAAGTGTTGTAGAGATTTCGAAAGTGATTTTCTGATGCGGTTCAACGCGTTGCTCTTTCTCCTTCTCATCTTCAGTGCGAGCACGCTGCATGCGGATATCATTCATTTGAAGAATGGCAAGAAGCTCGAGTGCACCGGCGCGCGGGAAGAAGGAAATGAAGTGAAATACACGATCGCCGGCGGAACCGTGTCAATTCCGAAATCCATGGTGATCCGGATCGAAAAATCGGAAAGCAAAAAACCGGAAACAGTCCCGCCATCAAAAATCACGCTCGCAGCTGAACCCACGCAGAAACAGATTCTGGAAGACACAAAAACAAAGGAACGTCTGGCGCGATTTTACACAGACCGGGGGATGGAGTTGGCCGAAAAAAAGGACTTTCACGGCGCGCTCGAACAATTTGAAAAAGCTTGTGACTATTACAAAAATGAAGCGACGACGTTGAACCTCGCCGTCGCCTACTACCTTCTAAAAGATGATTGGAACGCGGAGACGAATTTCCGTGAAGTATTACGAAGAAATCCGAACAATACGACCGCATTGAACTATCTGGCGGAAATGCACTGGCGCAAAGAAGAGCTGGATGTGGCCCGGGATTACTGGACGCGATCTCTAAGGGCAAATGAGGATCCGGAAATCCGCGAAAAACTAGCTAGACTCGAAAAAGAGAAGACCGCGTCCGCCGATTACAACAGCTCAGTGAGCAGCCATTTCCTCATCAGATATGACGGCGGACATGCCGAAAGCTCGGTAACCGCTGAGATCGCGGAGTTTCTTGAAGAAGCGTACCGCCAATTATCGCGGCAGTATGAGTTCTATCCTTCAGAACCCTTTGTGGTGATCCTTTATCCGCGGCAGCAGTATTTCAATGTGATGGATGTTCCCATGTGGTCAGCGGGAGCAAATGACGGCAAGATCAAGCTTCCCATAAAAGGGCTCAGCAGCATCAATGACGAGTTGAAAGGAGTTCTGGTACACGAGTTATCTCATTCCTTTGTTGATCTCAAGACGCTCA includes:
- a CDS encoding tetratricopeptide repeat protein — its product is MKFFFFILLLVSFSTVALTADRLHSDEAFDATVVRANELFLNADFDAGISLIRDLEKSRPNSPAVSYFMANGYWWKIFRSYIYDKEAKETPFDKDFDFFLKQTIDRSERLLDKNSRDVTGLFYLGNAYSLKSRVKGLRGSYFSAGRDAGKGKNHLELLLKIQPDQYDAFYNVGVYNYLAGTLPGYAKVLKTLLFLPGGSKEKGLNYLKIASKKSMYFGDEARLILARFYGDFEDRPQEAVQIVEEFHAKYPQNAWYHYWLGTLISDEINDYDRAETIYAEILERCKQGMPSYTSEIKNQAWLKLARVKSRQLYPEEAIEEIKVLIAQKPKQPAWILPRTYLELGSIYDQIGMRKEAKDAYNQVLSLRDYRNYREEALKNRDRDYNQTQANIYRMNLEGRRLAAEGKFQEAEASFQAVLKRYPNNDLTNYYMAELSYLKGSYEQAERQLQRLLRKNPKEPKWLVAGIYVKLGQIYEAKKQAIAARRSYEKALVTKFIASDDRNTAKRGLRQIAQGKS
- a CDS encoding SPOR domain-containing protein, which translates into the protein MKFPTKGLLSETPFIELLKDAAESGLTGMIRLENAPTIKVTYFQKGTISFAASNDKADRLTEVLKRAGKLTPEQVQDAQARLKPNVSLGKTLLELGYISAKDLLWGAHAQVDGIIHELLFWNQGKYQVHESELPQEMIHLNLPVASMVYKGIIKTQNREWILQHIGSPEAVYAVASDFEEQNRTLNLPVTEVVSMLNGQISLHQVAETSNLDTFEICKTVVALEYLDLVRPIMDEPLELTSPAPVGEAPVQVPVEPPAPDSAAQENREDVSPASDVRVESPEPAAEISKPEPAKTETIPPVKEEEEKIPEPEPPAELSSEVQSVFQPILEEPALEGDVPMLSMGQPASPGIRWKRLATILLVATAAALAVFYYVQRNAQSVTSSASPVVRHNPVNSPEPGLAEPPGIPEMPPEGPLRLLRNGRVADAANSWNSTLANAAHGYTIQLVIACQAKTVVDTHRMLNYSNEIIVLPVNYKNQICHRVLFGQFSSKSEARDAVKTLPNIFIEQSSPASVVEISKVIF